In one window of Candidatus Thermoplasmatota archaeon DNA:
- a CDS encoding gamma carbonic anhydrase family protein produces MVLRSFGNKSPTLGSDVYVDESAVVIGEVFLRDSSSVWPGAVLRADDDMVEIGRGSAMMDMSFAEAPKGRSVIVGDGCIVSHSARLHGCKVGDETLVGIGALILDGAVVGERSVIAAGCLVPPGTRIAAESFVMGLPAHVVRQTSAKDVDWLREELKLLAAKAAKYRSQQ; encoded by the coding sequence ATGGTTCTCAGGAGTTTCGGGAACAAGAGCCCGACTCTGGGCTCGGACGTTTACGTGGACGAATCGGCCGTTGTGATTGGTGAGGTGTTCCTCCGCGATAGTTCGAGTGTTTGGCCCGGTGCGGTACTCAGAGCAGATGACGACATGGTGGAGATAGGCAGGGGATCAGCCATGATGGACATGTCGTTCGCGGAGGCACCCAAGGGGAGATCCGTCATCGTAGGAGACGGATGCATCGTCTCGCACTCAGCACGGCTGCACGGGTGCAAGGTGGGCGATGAGACGCTTGTTGGCATCGGAGCACTCATTCTTGACGGAGCCGTCGTCGGGGAGAGATCGGTCATAGCTGCGGGCTGTCTCGTGCCGCCTGGTACAAGAATAGCCGCGGAATCGTTCGTCATGGGCCTTCCAGCCCACGTGGTCAGACAGACCTCTGCCAAGGATGTTGACTGGCTTAGGGAAGAGCTGAAGTTGCTGGCTGCCAAGGCAGCCAAGTACCGGTCGCAACAGTGA